From the genome of Neomonachus schauinslandi chromosome 5, ASM220157v2, whole genome shotgun sequence, one region includes:
- the TAS2R8 gene encoding LOW QUALITY PROTEIN: taste receptor type 2 member 8 (The sequence of the model RefSeq protein was modified relative to this genomic sequence to represent the inferred CDS: inserted 2 bases in 1 codon; deleted 1 base in 1 codon), with amino-acid sequence MLSREDNIFVIIVTGEFIIGMLGNVYIGLVNWIDWIKKKKISSIDYILASLAISRICLLCVLILNGIIMVCYPNFYENDKLQAVISIFWTPTNYLSTWFATCLNVXKIANFSHPLFLWLKRRTDRVIHWILLGCLAISLLISLILATTPNYDYEFHKIINHKRNCTEMFHVSKSQYFNPLTLFNLLAIVPCTVSLISFFLLIMSLWRHIKQMKLSVTGCGDPSTEAHVRAMKTMTSFLFLLFVYYGASLLATFSYPMKESKLTVMLGEIIAILYPSGHSLILIIRNNKLRQTYIRMLRYGRTVCMM; translated from the exons ATGCTCAGTAGGGAAGACAACATCTTTGTGATCATTGTAACTGGAGAATTCATAATAGGAATGTTGGGGAATGTATACATTGGACTAGTAAACTGGATTGATTggattaagaagaaaaagatctcCTCAATTGACTATATCCTCGCCAGTCTAGCCATCTCCAGAATTTGTTTGCTCTGTGTACTGATACTAAATGGCATCATAATGGTATGCTACccaaatttttatgaaaatgataaGCTACAGGCAGTCATTAGTATCTTCTGGACACCCACCAACTACTTAAGTACGTGGTTTGCCACCTGCCTCAATGT CAAGATAGCCAATTTCTCCCATCCACTTTTTCTCTGGCTAAAGAGAAGAACTGACAGAGTGATTCACTGGATTCTGCTGGGTTGTTTGGCCATTTCC CTTTTGATCAGCCTTATACTAGCAACAACACCAAATTATGATTATGagtttcataaaattataaatcataaaagaaactgCACTGAAATGTTCCATGTGAGTAAAAGTCAATACTTCAACCCTTTGACTCTCTTTAACCTGTTGGCAATTGTCCCATGTACTGTATCATtgatctcatttttccttttaattatgtCCCTATGGAGACATATCAAGCAAATGAAACTCAGTGTTACAGGCTGTGGAGACCCCAGCACAGAGGCCCATGTGAGAGCCATGAAAACTATGacttcatttctcttcctcctttttgtaTACTATGGGGCTTCTCTTTTGGCGACTTTTAGCTACCCTATGAAAGAAAGCAAGTTAACTGTGATGTTAGGAGAAATTATAGCAATTCTCTATCCTTCCGGTCAttcacttattttaattattagaaataacaAGCTGAGGCAGACATATATCAGGATGCTGAGATATGGGAGAACAGTCTGCATGATGTAA
- the TAS2R7 gene encoding taste receptor type 2 member 7, protein MLDKVETTLMLMAAGEFSMGILGNAFIGLVNCMGWIENRKIASVDLILTSLAISRICLLCIILLDCFILVLYPDVYTTGKQMRIIDFFWTLTNHLSVWFATCLSIFYFLKIANFFHPLFLWVKRRIDSVIPRILLGCLVLSVFISLFVTENLNDDFRYCVKTKKTNLTVRCRVNKAQYASIKICFNLLTLFPFSVSLISFLLLILSLWRHTRQMQLNATGCRDFSIEAHVGAMKAVISFLLLFIAYCLAFLVATSSYFMPETELAVVTGELIALIYPSSHSFTLILGSNKLRQASLRMLWKVKYILNRRNF, encoded by the coding sequence atgCTGGATAAAGTGGAGACCACCTTAATGCTCATGGCAGCTGGAGAGTTTTCAATGGGGATTTTAGGAAATGCATTCATTGGATTGGTGAACTGCATGGGTTGGATCGAGAATAGGAAGATCGCCTCCgttgatttaatcctcacaagtcTGGCCATATCCAGAATTTGTCTATTATGTATAATACTATTAGATTGTTTTATATTGGTGCTGTATCCAGACGTGTATACTACCGGTAAACAAATGAGAATCATTGATTTTTTCTGGACACTAACCAACCATTTAAGTGTCTGGTTTGCCACCTGTCTCagcattttctatttcctcaagATTGCGAATTTCTTCCATCCTCTTTTCCTCTGGGTGAAGAGGAGAATTGACAGTGTGATTCCTAGGATCCTGCTGGGGTGCTTGGTCCTCTCTGTGTTTATTAGCCTTTTTGTCACTGAGAATTTGAATGATGATTTCAGGTATTGTgttaagacaaagaaaacaaacttaaCTGTGAGATGCAGAGTAAATAAAGCTCAATATGCTTCTATCAAGATTTGCTTCAACCTGTTAACGCTATTCCCCTTTTCTGTGTCCCTGATCTCATTTCTCCTCTTGATCCTCTCCCTCTGGAGACATACCAGGCAGATGCAACTCAATGCCACAGGGTGCAGAGACTTCAGCATAGAAGCCCACGTGGGAGCCATGAAAGCTGtcatctcctttctcctccttttcattGCCTACTGTTTGGCCTTTCTCGTAGCCACCTCTAGCTACTTTATGCCAGAGACTGAATTAGCTGTGGTCACTGGTGAGTTGATAGCTTTAATCTATCCCTCAAGCCATTCATTTACCTTAATTCTGGGGAGCAATAAATTAAGACAGGCATCCCTAAGGATGCTATGGAAAGTAAAGTATATCCTAAACAGGAGAAATTTCTAA